In candidate division KSB1 bacterium, the following proteins share a genomic window:
- a CDS encoding low molecular weight protein arginine phosphatase, whose amino-acid sequence MKDKENTTYTILFVCSGNSCRSPMAEGLLKKKLYPIYKSKVRVESAGTLGINGNPATLHAVTAAKEKGVDISNHSSRGITEALVARANIIFAMEEHHKEFLERYFPKYKENVFLLKAFNLGDKKQKNLGIQDPIGEGLRTYRRVINQIDQELERILPQLRKLIDQTLAEAEK is encoded by the coding sequence ATGAAAGATAAAGAAAATACCACTTATACAATTTTGTTCGTTTGCTCTGGCAATAGTTGTCGCAGTCCCATGGCTGAAGGGCTTTTGAAAAAAAAACTCTACCCCATTTATAAAAGCAAAGTGCGGGTGGAATCGGCTGGTACTCTGGGCATAAATGGCAACCCGGCGACACTTCACGCCGTTACCGCAGCAAAAGAAAAGGGGGTTGATATCTCGAATCACAGTTCACGAGGGATAACCGAGGCGCTCGTGGCTCGCGCCAATATCATCTTTGCCATGGAGGAGCATCACAAGGAATTTTTGGAACGGTATTTCCCTAAATACAAAGAAAACGTTTTTTTGCTCAAGGCGTTTAATTTAGGAGATAAAAAGCAGAAAAATCTTGGCATTCAGGATCCGATCGGCGAGGGACTGAGAACTTATCGTCGCGTCATCAATCAAATTGACCAAGAGCTAGAGCGAATTCTGCCTCAGTTAAGAAAATTAATTGACCAGACATTAGCTGAAGCTGAAAAATAA
- a CDS encoding lysophospholipid acyltransferase family protein — MIQYKMEYLLSRMVGLFARHTSLQFAHRIGDLIGDLFFYVIRIRRDVAYQNLSDCFGTDKSPRALQLILRKNYRHFGRVLMEFARLPILKRADIVDQIPVRNIEHFEAARRKQRGLFVMSGHFGNWEYMAAAVANLGMPAFCVFKEQKNLAIDGMIKEVRMGLGLQPFKVKGGAARGILSALKQKGLVIILIDQDAGRKGMMIDFLGKPASTNPGPAIIAIKHRVPVVMAFGVREADGKIRVHFEPFPDSAQFADNDDGVKQFIIEYNKILERYIRQYPEQWFWMHRRWKTKAVDERNQLSVASDQ, encoded by the coding sequence ATGATCCAATACAAGATGGAATATTTGTTAAGCCGAATGGTGGGATTGTTTGCGAGACATACATCGCTTCAGTTTGCCCATCGGATCGGCGATCTGATTGGAGATCTATTCTTCTATGTGATTCGGATTCGAAGGGACGTGGCGTATCAGAACTTAAGCGATTGCTTTGGTACTGATAAAAGCCCCCGAGCGTTGCAACTCATTCTGCGGAAGAACTATCGTCATTTCGGCCGCGTGTTGATGGAATTTGCAAGGCTACCGATCCTGAAGCGTGCTGATATCGTGGATCAAATACCCGTCCGAAATATTGAACACTTCGAGGCGGCGAGGAGAAAGCAGCGGGGGTTATTTGTAATGTCTGGCCATTTCGGCAATTGGGAATATATGGCAGCAGCAGTGGCCAACCTGGGCATGCCAGCGTTTTGTGTGTTCAAAGAACAAAAAAACCTTGCGATCGACGGGATGATCAAGGAAGTCCGTATGGGGCTTGGGCTGCAGCCTTTTAAAGTAAAAGGCGGCGCGGCTCGAGGAATATTGAGCGCGCTGAAACAAAAAGGCCTGGTCATCATTTTAATCGATCAAGATGCTGGCAGAAAGGGGATGATGATCGATTTTTTGGGCAAACCAGCCTCTACCAATCCCGGTCCAGCCATCATCGCAATTAAGCATAGGGTCCCTGTGGTCATGGCGTTCGGCGTCCGTGAGGCCGATGGCAAAATCCGAGTCCATTTCGAACCTTTTCCTGATAGCGCTCAATTTGCAGATAATGACGACGGCGTGAAACAATTTATCATCGAATACAATAAAATACTGGAGCGATATATCAGACAATACCCAGAACAATGGTTCTGGATGCATCGACGGTGGAAGACGAAGGCGGTTGATGAGAGGAATCAGTTATCAGTAGCCAGTGATCAGTAA
- a CDS encoding ABC transporter ATP-binding protein/permease encodes MKNFSRLFRIMLRHWVYMVVGLIFMFGYAALSGVTITMVIPLFDYIFKPHDTPALYHNLSQLWDALVQTIGMLKEQIGNLFSFARSADFKPISEQLKQIMAHTEPLFLLYVICGTVIIITLVKNLFFYLNKIMFANLRGKTIMSIRNAMFEKYLKQSLAFFNANKVGDSIVRMVSDVDIVNDMMLFPLFNVVRDVVLLSVYIIIALSINAQLFLYSLLILPIFSLLLSLLGKKVKKYSKRIQSKFSDMFSDIEEVLNNMRIVKAFSREERELDRFKDINLKYFRFWRKSVIYAGINIPLSELTGTLIGVVIIILGGSLILSPGSNLQLGSFSAFLLAVFSMQHPIKELTQAYANIKKAQVSLERIFHVLSQRSEIVNSPNAMPKKTFDRSIELKNVWFSYDGAADVLKDISLEIRKGEKVALVGSSGSGKTTLVNLLPRMYDITRGEILIDGINIKDIDLKDLRMLFGTVTQDSILFSDTVGNNIRYGSLQEISDAQLREAARISYADEYIEKLPKKYDEMLYQKGANLSGGQKQRLCIARAVVSNPPILIFDEATSALDTESEQKVQQAIDQATQNRTVVVIAHRLSTVLAADKIVVLDQGRIVGMGKHPELLKTCPRYQKLYRLQFSDYQEA; translated from the coding sequence ATGAAGAATTTCTCCCGGTTATTTCGAATCATGCTCCGCCACTGGGTTTATATGGTGGTGGGATTAATTTTTATGTTCGGTTATGCTGCATTGAGCGGTGTGACAATTACCATGGTGATTCCTTTGTTCGACTACATTTTTAAACCGCACGACACTCCCGCCCTTTATCATAATTTATCCCAGCTTTGGGATGCCTTAGTTCAGACAATCGGCATGCTTAAAGAGCAAATTGGCAATTTATTTTCCTTCGCTCGTTCAGCTGATTTCAAACCGATTTCAGAACAGCTTAAACAGATCATGGCTCATACGGAACCATTATTTTTGCTGTATGTCATTTGCGGCACGGTGATCATCATTACGTTGGTGAAGAATCTTTTCTTTTATCTCAACAAGATCATGTTTGCCAATCTGCGGGGAAAGACCATCATGTCGATCCGCAACGCCATGTTCGAAAAATATCTGAAACAATCGCTGGCGTTTTTTAATGCCAATAAGGTCGGCGACAGCATCGTTCGGATGGTCTCTGATGTTGATATTGTCAATGATATGATGCTTTTCCCCTTGTTCAATGTGGTGAGAGATGTGGTTTTGCTTTCAGTCTATATCATCATTGCGCTATCCATCAACGCCCAGTTGTTTCTTTACAGCTTGCTCATTCTTCCGATTTTCTCATTGCTCCTGTCGTTATTGGGCAAAAAAGTGAAGAAGTACTCGAAAAGGATCCAATCCAAATTTTCCGATATGTTCTCCGATATCGAAGAAGTGCTGAATAATATGCGCATCGTCAAGGCCTTTTCGCGGGAGGAGCGAGAGCTGGATCGGTTCAAAGATATCAATCTGAAATATTTTCGATTTTGGAGAAAATCGGTCATCTACGCTGGCATCAATATCCCGCTTTCCGAATTAACTGGCACTTTGATCGGTGTGGTGATCATCATTTTGGGGGGCAGTCTGATCTTATCCCCAGGAAGCAATCTACAATTGGGATCGTTCAGCGCGTTTCTATTAGCGGTTTTTTCCATGCAGCACCCGATCAAAGAACTGACCCAGGCATATGCGAATATCAAGAAAGCTCAGGTGTCGCTGGAACGCATTTTTCATGTGTTAAGCCAGCGATCCGAAATTGTGAATAGTCCAAATGCTATGCCGAAAAAGACATTCGATCGAAGCATTGAACTGAAAAATGTATGGTTCTCATATGATGGTGCTGCTGATGTATTGAAGGATATCTCACTGGAGATCCGAAAGGGCGAGAAGGTGGCCTTGGTGGGCAGTAGTGGTTCTGGCAAGACCACCCTGGTCAACCTGTTGCCGCGAATGTATGATATTACTCGGGGGGAGATCTTGATTGATGGGATCAATATCAAAGATATCGATCTTAAGGATTTGAGGATGCTATTTGGGACTGTGACGCAGGATTCGATCTTGTTCAGCGATACTGTTGGCAATAATATTCGTTACGGTTCACTGCAAGAGATTTCGGATGCGCAGCTCAGAGAGGCCGCACGAATCAGCTATGCAGATGAGTACATTGAGAAGCTCCCGAAAAAATATGATGAAATGCTTTATCAGAAGGGTGCGAATCTGTCTGGTGGGCAGAAGCAGCGGCTTTGCATCGCGCGCGCTGTCGTCAGCAATCCACCGATCCTCATCTTCGATGAAGCCACCAGTGCCCTGGACACCGAGTCTGAGCAAAAAGTGCAGCAGGCGATCGACCAGGCCACCCAAAATCGGACTGTGGTTGTGATTGCCCATCGATTATCAACGGTTCTTGCAGCGGATAAAATCGTGGTTCTCGATCAGGGAAGGATTGTTGGCATGGGCAAGCATCCAGAGCTGTTGAAAACCTGTCCGCGCTATCAGAAGTTGTATCGTTTGCAGTTCAGTGACTACCAAGAAGCATAA
- the waaF gene encoding lipopolysaccharide heptosyltransferase II, producing the protein MLHRNFKRVLVIQTAFLGDVILITPLLRALNTVLPNARLEVLLIPETSAVLKYNPYISDILEFNKRKLRNKISSFVRLIFEIQKRRYDLAISVQSSLTSALIMVLGRIPVRLGFSRQKLLTHSVPHVSGMHKIQKVLRLIEPFTSQKFDMQTELHWSSAEDAHADEIMAPLKERHRPIIGIAPGSIWYTKRWLKEYYAELVKRLEQEHIQCVLIGGADDHALCDFIRAGTDAVNLAGELTVLESAALIERCDLMVTNDSAPLHIANAVKTDVIAIFGPTVTSFGFYPFRASDQVIEIELDCRPCSSHGGKKCPLKHHRCMKEISPEMVFNAVKAKLQDKGF; encoded by the coding sequence TTGCTGCATCGAAACTTTAAAAGGGTGTTGGTTATTCAGACAGCGTTCTTAGGGGATGTAATTCTGATCACTCCCCTGCTCCGCGCTCTTAACACTGTTCTGCCGAATGCGCGGCTGGAGGTGCTCTTAATCCCTGAAACCAGCGCCGTGCTGAAATATAACCCCTACATCAGCGACATATTAGAATTTAATAAGCGCAAGCTAAGAAATAAAATTTCTTCTTTCGTCCGATTGATCTTTGAGATCCAAAAACGCCGATATGATTTGGCGATTTCAGTTCAAAGCTCCCTGACTTCGGCATTGATAATGGTATTGGGCCGCATTCCAGTTCGACTGGGTTTCTCACGACAAAAATTATTGACCCATTCGGTGCCTCATGTCAGTGGCATGCACAAAATTCAGAAGGTGTTGCGCTTAATTGAGCCATTCACCAGCCAAAAATTTGATATGCAAACCGAACTGCATTGGTCCTCAGCCGAGGACGCGCATGCTGATGAAATCATGGCGCCTCTGAAGGAGCGCCACCGGCCGATCATCGGAATCGCCCCCGGGTCGATCTGGTACACCAAACGCTGGTTGAAAGAATATTACGCCGAATTGGTAAAACGGCTTGAGCAAGAGCATATTCAATGCGTTTTAATCGGCGGAGCGGATGACCACGCGCTCTGCGATTTTATTCGTGCTGGCACAGATGCCGTAAATCTTGCTGGCGAATTAACGGTGCTGGAATCGGCTGCATTAATCGAACGGTGTGACCTGATGGTGACCAATGACAGCGCTCCCCTCCACATCGCCAATGCGGTGAAGACCGATGTGATCGCCATCTTCGGCCCCACCGTGACCAGTTTCGGTTTCTATCCATTTCGCGCAAGCGATCAGGTCATCGAGATCGAGCTGGACTGTCGGCCGTGCAGCTCGCATGGTGGGAAAAAATGTCCATTGAAACATCATCGCTGCATGAAGGAGATTTCACCAGAGATGGTCTTCAATGCTGTAAAGGCGAAGCTTCAGGATAAGGGGTTCTAA
- a CDS encoding CDP-glycerol glycerophosphotransferase family protein yields the protein MSKIKLLFKIGYAYHKAAFDPIIEYLMHDEKYDIWFSLDQEKKRYFIFDFPYRDRIIEEWQKLGYRFTKETRGFDIVITGDTLRNSRAYGKTLLVFVNHGTGIKTILYRNLARVPHDRYQIFVEGPHRVESLLNSPSLGRNEVHLVGLPKLDFYFQGRYRDKAAILQRWGLNPNKPTVLFAPTYKPTCLYQIKDDIFEQTRDYNLIVKLHPYSWMGKYAPHKQHRIYERRVKKYDHAVLLPFEEYNIVPYYAVADVVLSEASSTVFDFLALEKFGIVFDLPCDRLKHSDGQALLEIDNREFLKGAFVHIDSGKQIRDAVEQCLHPTAAMIEAANAYRERFFYKLDGHATERLVKKMEQLYEEGGHENDPEEA from the coding sequence TTGTCAAAAATCAAATTGCTTTTCAAGATCGGTTATGCTTATCACAAAGCTGCTTTTGATCCGATCATCGAATATCTGATGCATGATGAGAAATATGATATTTGGTTTTCATTGGATCAGGAGAAAAAACGCTATTTTATTTTTGATTTCCCATATCGCGATCGGATCATTGAGGAATGGCAGAAGCTCGGCTATCGGTTCACGAAAGAGACCCGCGGTTTCGACATCGTGATCACGGGTGATACCTTGCGCAACTCGCGTGCCTATGGCAAAACGTTACTGGTATTTGTCAATCATGGTACTGGCATCAAGACGATTTTGTATCGCAACCTGGCGCGTGTGCCGCATGATCGCTATCAGATCTTTGTGGAAGGACCGCATCGGGTCGAGTCGTTACTGAACTCCCCATCGCTCGGCAGAAACGAGGTGCATTTGGTTGGACTGCCCAAGTTGGATTTTTATTTTCAAGGACGCTATCGGGATAAGGCCGCCATTTTGCAGCGCTGGGGATTGAATCCGAATAAGCCAACGGTGTTGTTTGCACCAACTTATAAGCCAACCTGTTTATACCAGATCAAGGATGACATCTTTGAGCAAACTCGTGACTACAACTTGATCGTGAAATTGCACCCTTATAGCTGGATGGGCAAATATGCGCCGCATAAGCAACATCGGATCTACGAACGGAGGGTGAAAAAATATGATCATGCGGTGTTGCTCCCATTCGAGGAGTACAATATCGTACCCTATTACGCGGTAGCCGATGTGGTGCTCAGCGAAGCTTCCAGCACGGTATTTGATTTTCTGGCGCTGGAAAAATTTGGGATTGTGTTCGATTTGCCCTGCGATCGCCTGAAACATTCGGATGGGCAGGCGTTGCTGGAGATCGATAATCGTGAGTTTCTCAAAGGAGCCTTCGTGCATATCGACTCCGGGAAGCAGATCCGGGATGCGGTGGAACAATGTCTCCATCCCACAGCCGCCATGATCGAGGCTGCTAATGCCTATCGCGAACGCTTTTTTTACAAATTGGATGGTCATGCCACCGAACGATTGGTAAAAAAAATGGAGCAGCTTTATGAAGAGGGTGGACATGAAAACGATCCAGAGGAGGCATAG
- a CDS encoding L-threonylcarbamoyladenylate synthase has product MRLIRINPQHPEPELIEQAAQAILSGQVIGYPTETVYGLGADAFNPAAIDRVFQLKGRDRSRPILVIAGDVNQVKQLVHWPELAERLAGRFWPGPLTMVLPARPGLPPALLSAEGKVGIRIPAHTICLELLRQCGVPITSTSANISGRPNPITASDVINYFGDQLDLIIDGGPSVSPIASTVIGISGDQLILLREGAISKSTIEHFMHLKIHER; this is encoded by the coding sequence ATGCGATTAATCCGGATAAATCCACAGCATCCCGAACCAGAGCTGATCGAACAAGCAGCTCAGGCAATCTTATCCGGTCAGGTGATCGGTTATCCAACGGAAACGGTGTACGGTCTTGGAGCCGATGCGTTCAATCCGGCAGCGATCGACCGCGTATTTCAGTTGAAAGGCCGTGACCGCTCACGACCTATTTTGGTGATCGCGGGGGATGTGAACCAAGTGAAACAACTGGTTCATTGGCCGGAGCTCGCCGAACGCCTGGCAGGACGATTTTGGCCAGGACCATTGACCATGGTGCTCCCAGCACGCCCGGGATTGCCCCCAGCATTGCTCAGCGCTGAAGGCAAGGTCGGCATTCGGATCCCAGCTCACACCATTTGTCTGGAACTTCTCCGGCAGTGTGGCGTTCCTATCACGTCAACCAGTGCCAACATATCGGGCCGGCCAAATCCCATCACTGCCAGTGATGTTATCAACTATTTTGGCGATCAACTTGACTTGATCATCGATGGCGGACCTTCCGTCTCCCCCATCGCCTCAACCGTAATAGGGATTAGCGGTGATCAACTGATTTTGCTGCGGGAGGGCGCAATTTCTAAATCAACCATTGAACATTTTATGCATCTCAAGATCCATGAAAGATAA
- a CDS encoding DUF3108 domain-containing protein gives MGQTGTNNKKFDAEEIHRYRRSKARTAAVLMMIVTLFSSHILLAQKPQKAAKSLQTASSDTAAKKERPQTLKPHAQHPRVGTSEPKLDERYIDSGDTLLSDDRIPIPTPLDTSNKILLPVNLKKDKFAYFDASQSIDRIVPNSAFTVGEKLTFVVRYGAIVAGSATMAIPQVTKIRGREVYQIVTEARSSAFFSAFYRVQDRVESYVDRKGLFTWRFQKSLREGNYKADRLVEYDQIHGWAVTNQRDSMRIPPCVQDVLSSFYYVRTQKLEVGKSLFIDNHSDNKLYPMEVKVHKKERIKVRAGEFDCVVVEPILRASGLFKSKGRLIIWLTDDDRRIPIQMKSKIPVGYITAELREMEGVIARNNTRKQAN, from the coding sequence ATGGGCCAGACAGGGACGAACAACAAGAAATTTGATGCTGAGGAGATCCATCGGTATCGGCGATCGAAGGCCCGGACCGCAGCGGTGCTGATGATGATCGTTACACTATTCAGTAGCCATATTTTGCTGGCCCAAAAACCCCAAAAAGCAGCAAAAAGTCTCCAAACTGCCAGTTCGGATACTGCAGCGAAAAAAGAGCGCCCGCAAACGTTGAAGCCCCATGCTCAACACCCGAGAGTGGGAACCAGCGAACCAAAGTTAGATGAGCGTTACATTGACTCGGGCGACACATTACTGAGCGATGACAGAATTCCGATCCCGACACCACTCGATACTTCAAATAAAATTCTCCTGCCCGTCAATCTGAAGAAAGATAAATTTGCTTATTTCGATGCCTCACAATCCATTGACCGGATCGTTCCAAATTCCGCCTTCACCGTTGGCGAAAAATTGACTTTCGTGGTGCGCTATGGTGCGATCGTTGCTGGAAGCGCAACCATGGCAATCCCCCAAGTCACCAAAATTAGAGGCAGAGAGGTCTATCAAATTGTTACCGAGGCTCGCTCCAGCGCATTTTTTTCAGCGTTCTATCGCGTCCAAGATCGAGTGGAATCTTATGTCGATCGAAAGGGCTTGTTCACCTGGCGCTTTCAAAAGAGCCTGCGCGAGGGCAATTATAAGGCCGATCGATTGGTCGAGTATGACCAAATCCACGGCTGGGCAGTCACCAATCAACGCGATAGTATGCGCATCCCCCCCTGCGTTCAGGATGTCCTGTCTTCATTCTATTACGTCCGAACCCAGAAGTTGGAGGTCGGCAAATCCCTTTTCATTGACAATCATTCTGATAATAAGCTCTATCCCATGGAAGTAAAGGTGCATAAAAAAGAGCGAATCAAAGTGAGAGCAGGTGAATTCGATTGCGTCGTTGTCGAGCCGATCCTTCGAGCCAGCGGGTTGTTCAAAAGCAAAGGCAGGCTCATCATTTGGCTCACCGATGATGACCGAAGAATTCCAATTCAAATGAAAAGCAAGATCCCAGTGGGATATATTACAGCCGAGCTAAGGGAGATGGAGGGAGTGATAGCGCGAAACAATACCAGGAAACAGGCGAATTAA
- a CDS encoding peptidase MA family metallohydrolase yields MPGQHFICYFQNDEIKVCQKLLIGLESAYQQLIQELGIKLEKTIAVYLTPSQQIFDALVGRYAPHWSDAIAVPTKNIIVLKSPTWSTPPHELLSIATHELVHMLLHQMLKGQAIPRWFEEGLAVYYSGEKRYASSSLVSRALLTGSLLSLDEIDHVLEFRADVAQLAYQQSYLAVVFLMKNYGAAAMRQIINHLAIGEPFDDALVHNIGLDRWEFEQAWLKYIQHQYRWHFLVDFDSYLWIFVLLLFLAGYMLMRRRNRRILEQWDTEDERLVN; encoded by the coding sequence TTCAAAACGACGAGATCAAAGTTTGTCAGAAACTATTAATAGGCCTCGAATCGGCGTACCAGCAGCTCATACAAGAATTGGGGATTAAGCTCGAAAAAACTATCGCCGTCTATTTAACACCGTCACAACAGATTTTTGATGCTCTGGTGGGTCGGTACGCTCCTCATTGGAGCGATGCCATTGCCGTTCCCACCAAAAATATCATTGTCCTCAAATCCCCAACCTGGAGCACTCCCCCGCACGAATTATTGAGCATCGCAACCCACGAACTGGTTCATATGTTGCTTCATCAGATGTTAAAAGGTCAAGCAATTCCTCGCTGGTTCGAAGAGGGGTTGGCCGTTTACTATTCTGGCGAAAAGCGATATGCCTCAAGCAGCTTGGTCTCTCGCGCCCTTCTGACAGGATCATTGCTCTCTCTGGATGAAATTGACCACGTGCTTGAGTTCCGCGCCGATGTGGCTCAATTAGCCTACCAACAAAGCTATCTGGCAGTGGTATTCTTAATGAAAAATTACGGTGCAGCAGCCATGCGACAGATCATTAACCATCTGGCAATAGGAGAGCCATTCGACGACGCATTGGTCCATAACATCGGCCTCGATCGTTGGGAATTTGAACAGGCATGGCTGAAATACATACAGCACCAATATCGATGGCATTTTTTGGTGGATTTTGATAGTTATCTTTGGATATTCGTTCTGTTGTTGTTCTTAGCAGGATATATGCTAATGCGGCGACGCAATCGGCGCATCTTGGAGCAGTGGGACACCGAAGACGAACGTCTGGTGAATTGA
- a CDS encoding NTP transferase domain-containing protein, translated as MKAVIVAAGMGSRLWGQNDQIPKTLMPFNNKTILATILRNIAAAGVREFVIVVGYRKELIVEYLAENDHFGYQIDLIENPEWQRGNGISVLAAEPAVNGQPFLLSMSDHLVSVSAIHQIVRHSSLKNLLLVDPRIDAVFDLDDATKVRVTGHRILDIGKEIQQYNGIDCGVFKLTPRFFEAMRERLKLQQESISAAIQGLIQKDDMEAVFMKRDDFWIDIDTPEAYHHALQIFGK; from the coding sequence ATGAAAGCGGTAATTGTGGCGGCGGGAATGGGGAGTCGACTCTGGGGCCAAAATGATCAGATACCGAAGACTCTCATGCCATTCAATAATAAAACGATTCTGGCGACGATCCTGCGTAACATCGCGGCCGCTGGGGTGCGGGAATTTGTCATTGTGGTCGGCTATCGCAAAGAGTTGATCGTCGAGTACCTTGCGGAGAACGATCACTTCGGTTATCAAATTGACCTGATCGAAAATCCAGAGTGGCAGCGAGGCAATGGCATTTCTGTGCTGGCGGCTGAACCAGCAGTAAATGGCCAGCCTTTTTTGCTTTCAATGTCCGATCATCTTGTATCGGTATCAGCGATTCATCAGATCGTCCGTCACTCCAGCTTGAAAAATTTGCTTTTAGTCGATCCCCGAATCGATGCTGTATTCGACTTGGATGATGCCACCAAAGTACGAGTGACTGGTCATCGCATCCTCGATATTGGAAAAGAAATTCAGCAGTACAATGGCATCGATTGTGGCGTATTCAAATTAACGCCTCGATTTTTCGAAGCGATGCGGGAGCGATTGAAATTGCAACAGGAATCGATCAGCGCCGCGATTCAAGGGCTGATCCAGAAAGATGATATGGAAGCCGTGTTTATGAAGCGGGATGATTTTTGGATCGACATTGATACGCCCGAAGCGTATCATCACGCGCTTCAAATTTTCGGGAAGTAA